In a genomic window of Parambassis ranga chromosome 24, fParRan2.1, whole genome shotgun sequence:
- the LOC114429251 gene encoding uncharacterized protein LOC114429251, whose amino-acid sequence MPEVRAATVMQIALLLSAVPAQYFISRWSGSTAVQRYHATTRLIRIWKEWRSSYLNSTAWMDWTSQQVSKVMSLVGFGVEDQEAQQPPPIETMLFDNDQGFFGASKTARTPRPPYVFLRVGEVVMERKGHMVGVVVSWDPELRAPQAWVDRVYSSFETAKAEKTPHYKVLFSGPGPSSLLVAYLPQTQLERITGMRPDIPTLENYFTHFDGQRFVMQPWLRELFPEDESEDT is encoded by the exons ATGCCTGAGGTCAGGGCAGCCACGGTGATGCAGATCGCGCTGCTTCTCTCCGCTGTGCCCGCGCAGTACTTCATCTCCCGCTGGAGCGGCTCCACGGCAGTGCAGCGGTACCATGCGACCACACG ATTGATACGAATTTGGAAGGAGTGGAGATCATCCTACCTCAACAGCACGGCGTGGATGGACTGGACAAGCCAGCAGGTGTCCAAAGTCAT GTCCCTGGTTGGCTTTGGAGTGGAGGACCAGGAGGCACAGCAGCCTCCTCCCATAGAGACCATGCTTTTTGACAATGATCAGGGATTCTTTGGAG CCTCCAAGACGGCACGCACCCCTCGTCCCCCCTATGTTTTTCTGCGAGTCGGAGAGGtggtgatggagaggaagggCCACATGGTTGGTGTGGTGGTGAGCTGGGACCCTGAACTGCGAGCTCCTCAAGCATGGGTGGACAGAGTCTATTCCAGCTTTGAG ACTGCCAAAGCAGAGAAAACACCTCATTACAAGGTGCTGTTCAGCGGGCCCGGGCCGTCCTCTCTGTTAGTGGCATACCtgccacagacacagctggaacGCATCACTGGGATGAGG CCGGACATTCCCACCCTGGAGAATTACTTCACTCATTTTGATGGGCAGCGCTTCGTCATGCAGCCTTGGCTCAGAGAGCTCTTCCCAGAGGATGAGAGTGAAGACACCTGA
- the phip gene encoding PH-interacting protein: MASDSTHIAQLTSELYFLIARFLEAGPCQKAAETLIREVEEKELLPKRLDWTGQEHPGTYQNLVKLYRHITPDHLLQVCSRVCPLLEREVPASVPGLTSLLGAGRQNLLRTSKSCKHVVWKGSALAALHCGRPPEPPIIYGSPPNIVETSFGRRLNGSYRLRQLVPTAVYQHMKMHKRILGHLSSVYCVTFDRTGRRIFTGSDDCLVKIWGTDDGRLLATLRGHAAEISDMAVSYENTMIAAGSCDKTIRVWCLQTCAPLAVLEGHAASITSLQFSPLCCGSKRYLSSTGADGTICFWQWDARTLKFGQRPSKFTERSRPGVQMICSSFSAGGMFLATGSTDHIIRVYYFGSGQPEKISELESHTDKVDSIQFSHCSDRFVSGSRDGTARIWQLQPQGWRSILLDMQTKLPGKYNPPPLEDKVTKLKVTMVAWDRHDSTVITAANNLTLKVWNSNTGNLVHVLMGHEDEVFVLEPHPFDPRILFSAGHDGNCIVWDLARGVKIRSYFNMIEGQGHGALFDCKCSPDGQHFAATDSHGHLLIFGFGSSSKYDKIADQMFFHTDYRPLIRDANNYVLDEQTQQAPHLMPPPFLVDVDGNPHPPRYQRLVPGRQGCRDEQLIPQMGVTSSGLNQVVSEQAVDGPSPLDTMIQRLQQEQDQRLGTNDASATTAASIRATRGSVGSPTEVHSPPNVGLRRSGQIEGVRQMHSNAPRSQIATEGDLVAWSRRVLVPELEDASVRRQVNWREAKGEEEINIYQSERRRRTIHSLPKESRVHPTSECVVDEARRSQGNHGYQTRAAMEETSRQSAEAADEDDSTSEGEVEVRQLNGHSSEEEKEEEEKEPWPDDHSSSSDYSSDYSDWTADAGINLEPPKKSVKVKKKSSGSEEDGEKKREGKKERKKDKPDKDGALPKKKKPKEKRKRTEFQEEGLTLEEWLPSAWITDIVPRRCPYIPQMGDELYYFRQGHEAYVEMAKQKKIFSINPKKQPWHKMELREQELVKIVGIKYEVGLPALCCLKLSFLDPDTGKLTGGSFSMKYHDMPDVIDFLVLRQQFDNARKRQWAIGDRFRSVIDDAWWFGTIESQEPYQSQYPDSLFLCYNVCWDNGDTEKMSPWDMEPIPDDATFPDELGLSVPLTEEEQKDLLYVPLDGEWGCRMRSEECERIIKAIDQLCTLDVAAPFAFPVDLQAYPTYCTVVAYVTDLSTIRQRLVNRFYRRLSSLMWEVRYIEHNAQTFNEPGSFIVTTAKFVSDLMLQFIKDQSLTDLMPLYKTMKKATFSDSEDEDDEDEDEDTNTPGTSTRNHKGRQPMQRQLRTRPHSYNPQAWRGRCKELLDLIFQCEDSEPFREPVDLQEYPDYLQIVDTPMDFGTVLSTLTEGKYQSPIEFCKDVRLIFSNSKAYTPSKKSRIYSMSLRLSALFEEHVSSILADYKAIHGLTDKLTRKGTDRQTRHTTDRQTRHAMKRRRRTSESPASSTASSPERKRRVSSRVTGRREVSPPPSRPSFLRQSIPVKQPPQLVNGKVDTPAPGRTRSAARHSTHSPPSSSSPHNITNNTPSTAESTRSLRAHNSVSASAPPAPEKVTPSQPTEGSSGSTRRKLRTPVRHTPGSPASPSPQSTVHLNGHSSHVTLGVGRRGRKSRIEPPVSPPEDITPASPSRPRGRPPGKKRGRKSKQELEEMRRSSNRRSSTPDEELDQSTGDDGGTSSAQETSALSDSGMGLTPRRRGRPRVVRTEEPAPPPESPEPSPLRRSSRRTNEEVTPSLNTASQRSSRKESPKEDTGEEAGGSMRTRNQGRRSAWYMEEDSEEEQRQLLFEDSSITFGTSSKGRVRKLTEKAKANLIGW, from the exons ATGGCTTCAGACAGTACACACATCGCGCAGTTGACTTCTG AACTGTACTTCCTAATAGCCCGATTTCTAGAAGCTGGACCGTGTCAGAAAGCAGCCGAG ACCCTGATaagggaggtggaggaaaagGAG CTGCTACCCAAAAGGCTGGACTGGACAGGGCAGGAACACCCCGGGACCTACCAAAATTTG GTGAAGCTCTACAGACACATCACTCCAGACCACCTACTGCAGGTCTGCTCCAGAGTTTGTCCACTGCTGGAGAGGGAGGTCCCTGCCAGCGTGCCTGGACTCACCAGCCTACTCGGGGCTGGCAGACAGAATCTCCTCCGCACCAGCAAGA GTTGCAAGCATGTTGTGTGGAAGGGCTCGGCGTTGGCTGCGCTGCACTGTGGACGACCTCCAGAGCCGCCTATTATCTATGGGAGCCCCCCCAATATTG TGGAGACAAGTTTCGGCCGTCGACTGAACGGCTCCTATCGTCTTCGGCAGCTGGTGCCCACAGCTGTGTACCAGCACATGAAGATGCACAAGAGGATCCTGGGACACCTCTCGTCCGTGTactgtgtgacctttgaccgGACGGGGCGGCGCATCTTCACT GGCTCAGATGACTGTCTTGTAAAGATCTGGGGAACGGATGACGGGCGTCTGCTTGCAACCCTGCGCGGCCACGCTGCTGAGATTTCTGACATGGCCGTCAGCTACGAGAACACCATGATTGCTGCTGGGTCCTGTGACAAGACCATCAGAGTATGGTGCTTACAGACCTGCGCCCCTTTGGCTGTTTTGGAGGGACATGCAGCCTCCATCACCTCACTACAG ttttctcctctctgttgtgGCTCCAAGCGCTACCTGTCCTCCACCGGAGCTGATGGCACCATCTGCTTCTGGCAGTGGGATGCACGCACTCTCAAGTTTGG TCAGAGGCCCAGTAAATTCACAGAGCGCTCCAGACCTGGTGTCCAGATGATCTGCTCTTCCTTCAGTGCAG GTGGTATGTTTCTCGCCACAGGAAGCACAGATCACATCATCCGGGTGTACTACTTTGGGTCAGGCCAACCAGAGAAGATCTCTGAACTTGAGTCTCATACA GACAAAGTTGACAGCATCCAGTTTTCCCATTGCAGTGACAG gtTTGTGAGCGGCAGCAGGGATGGTACAGCTCGAATctggcagctgcagcctcagggCTGGAGGAGCATTTTGCTGGACATGCAGACCAAATTACccgg GAAGTACAACCCTCCTCCTCTGGAAGACAAAGTGACCAAGCTGAAGGTTACCATGGTTGCGTGGGATCGGCACGACAGCACAGTGATCACAGCAGCCAACAATCTCACACTGAAGGTCTGGAACTCCAACACTGGAAATCTGGTCCATGTCCTGATG GGTCATGAAGATGAGGTGTTTGTTCTGGAGCCGCACCCCTTTGATCCAAGAATCCTTTTCTCAGCGGGGCATGACGGGAATTGCATCGTGTGGGACCTGGCCAGAGGAGTCAAAATCCGCTCCTATTTCAACATG ATTGAGGGCCAAGGCCATGGAGCTTTGTTTGACTGCAAATGTAGTCCAGATGGACAACACTTTGCTGCCACAGATTCCCATGGACACCTGCTCATTTTTGGCTTTGGTTCCAGCAGCAAGTATGACAAG ATAGCAGACCAGATGTTCTTCCATACCGACTACCGGCCGCTGATCCGGGATGCCAACAATTATGTGCTGGATGAGCAGACTCAGCAGGCGCCGCATCTTATGCCTCCTCCCTTCCTGGTGGATGTCGACGGAAACCCACACCCTCCAAGATACCAGCGGCTGGTGCCGGGCAGGCAGGGCTGCCGGGATGAACAGTTGATTCCTCAGATGGGGGTCACTTCCTCAG gccTAAACCAAGTGGTGAGTGAGCAGGCAGTGGATGGTCCTAGTCCTCTAGATACCATGATCCAGAGGTTACAGCAGGAACAGGACCAAAGACTGGGGACAAATGACGCCTCTGCCACAACTGCAGCAAGCATCAGAGCCACTAGAG GATCAGTGGGTTCGCCAACAGAGGTACACTCCCCGCCCAACGTTGGTCTCCGACGCAGTGGGCAGATTGAGGGTGTCCGCCAGATGCACAGCAATGCCCCCCGCAGCCAGATTGCCACAGAGGGGGACCTGGTGGCCTGGAGCCGCAGGGTGCTGGTTCCTGAGCTGGAGGACGCCTCTGTTAG GAGACAGGTGAACTGGCGTGAGGCCAAAGGCGAAGAAGAGATCAATATTTATCAGTCAGAAAGGAGGAGGCGTACGATCCACTCTCTCCCCAAGGAGAGCAGG GTTCATCCAACATCAGAGTGTGTAGTAGATGAGGCGAGGAGAAGCCAGGGTAACCACGGCTATCAAACCCGCGCTGCCATGGAGGAGACAAGCCGCCAAAGtgctgaggctgctgatgaGGATGATAGCACCTCAGAG GGAGAGGTGGAGGTACGGCAACTCAATGGACACTCatcagaggaggaaaaggaagaagaagaaaaggagccCTGGCCTGATGACCACAGTAGTTCAAG TGATTACTCCAGCGATTATTCTGACTGGACGGCAGATGCAGGCATCAACCTTGAACCGCCCAAGAAGAGCGtcaaagtgaaaaagaaaagcagcggctcagaggaggatggagagaagAAAAGGGAGGGGAAAAAGGAACGAAAGAAAGACAAACCAGACAAAGATGGTGCAttaccaaagaagaagaagccaaaggagaagaggaag AGGACGGAGTTTCAGGAGGAAGGGCTAACTCTGGAGGAATGGCTTCCCTCTGCCTGGATCACAGACATAGTCCCCCGGAGATGTCCTTACATACCCCAGATGGGAGATGAG ttgtaCTACTTCAGGCAGGGCCATGAAGCTTATGTGGAGATGGCCAAACAGAAGAAGATTTTCAGCATCAATCCTAAGAAGCAGCCCTGGCACAAAATGGAGCTTCGG GAGCAGGAGTTAGTGAAGATAGTTGGTATCAAGTATGAGGTTGGTTTGCCCGCGCTGTGCTGCTTAAAGCTTTCGTTTTTGGACCCTGACACCGGCAAACTGACTGGAGGCTCCTTCTCCATGAA GTATCATGACATGCCTGATGTAATCGACTTCCTGGTGTTGCGGCAGCAGTTTGACAATGCCAGAAAGAGGCAATGGGCCATAG GTGACAGGTTTCGGTCAGTGATTGACGATGCCTGGTGGTTTGGGACCATTGAGAGCCAGGAGCCCTACCAGTCCCAGTATCCTGACAGCTTGTTCCTCTGCTACAATGTTTG CTGGGATAATGGAGACACCGAAAAGATGAGTCCCTGGGACATGGAGCCCATACCTGATGATG CCACATTCCCTGATGAGTTGGGCTTGAGTGTCCCGTTaacagaagaagagcagaagGACCTGCTGTATGTCCCCCTGGATGGAGAATGGGGCTGCCGCATGCGCTCAGAAGAGTGTGAACGTATCATCAAAGCCATCGACCAGCTCTGCACGCTTG ATGTGGCTGCACCATTTGCCTTTCCAGTGGACCTTCAAGCTTACCCAACATACTGCACAGTGGTGGCTTATGTCACTGACCTCAGCACTATACGCCAAAGGCTGGTGAACCGCTTCTACAG aCGACTTTCCTCTCTGATGTGGGAGGTTCGATATATAGAACACAATGCCCAAACGTTCAACGAGCCTGGATCATTCATTGTCACCACCGCCAAATTCGTCTCTGACCTCATGCTGCAGTTTATTAa GGACCAAAGTCTAACAGACCTCATGCCCCTgtacaaaacaatgaaaaaggCAACCTTCTCTGACTCTGAGGATGAG gatgatgaggatgaagatgaagacacTAATACTCCTGGAACATCCACACGAAACCACAAG gGTCGTCAACCCATGCAGCGCCAGCTGCGAACACGACCTCATTCGTACAACCCTCAAGCATGGAGGGGGCGCTGTAAGGAGCTGTTAGATCTCATCTTTCAGTGTGAAGACTCTGAGCCATTCAGAGAACCTGTGGACCTACAAGAGTACCCG GACTACCTGCAAATAGTTGACACACCAATGGACTTTGGCACTGTTCTCAGCACGCTGACGGAGGGAAAGTACCAGTCTCCCATTGAGTTCTGCAAAGATGTCAGGCTCATTTTCAGCAATTCCAAAGCTTACACGCCCAGTAAGAAGTCTCGG ATATACAGTATGAGTCTGAGgctttctgctctgtttgaGGAGCATGTCAGCTCCATCCTGGCTGACTATAAAGCAATTCACGGCCTGACAGATAAACTGACGAGGAagggcacagacagacagacacgaCACACTACAGATAGACAGACACGGCATGCAATGAAGAGGCGAAGGAGGACAAGTGAGTCTCCTGCAAGCAGCACTGCATCAAG cccagagaggaagagacgtGTGTCATCCAGGGTGACTGGAAGAAGGGAGGTGTCACCACCTCCGTCACGGCCCTCCTTTCTGAGACAGAGCATCCCGGTGAAGCAGCCACCCCAGCTAGTCAATGGCAAGGTGGACACACCGGCTCCAGGACGCACACGTAGTGCTGCACGGCATTCTACTCACtctccaccttcctcctcctccccacatAACATTACCAACAATACACCGAGCACAGCAG AGTCTACTCGCTCATTGCGAGCTCATAACTCTGTGTCAGCTTCAGCGCCACCAGCACCTGAAAAGGTGACACCCTCCCAACCAACGGAAGGTAGCAGTGGAAGCACTCGCCGAAAACTCAGGACGCCTGTCCGACACACACCTG GCTCTCCTGCTAGTCCCTCACCACAGAGCACAGTCCATCTGAATGGCCACAGTAGTCATGTGACGCTGGGTGTGGGAAGAAGGGGGCGGAAGTCACGAATTGAGCCACCAGTGAGTCCTCCAGAAGACATAACTCCAGCCAGCCCTTCCAGGCCCAGAGGTCGCCCACCCGGCAAGAAGAGAGGCAGGAAGAGCaagcaggagctggaggagatgaggaggagcagcaaccGCAGGAGCTCAACCCCTGATGAGGAGCTCGATCAATCCACAGGTGATGATGGCGGTACTTCTTCTGCGCAGGAAACCTCTGCACTGTCTGACTCTGGCATGGGGTTGACACCTCGGCGGCGTGGCCGGCCTCGGGTGGTAAGAACTGAGgaacctgctcctcctcctgagtCACCTGAACCCTCCCcgctgaggaggagcagcaggagaaccAATGAGGAAGTCACTCCTTCTCTCAATACTGCTTCTCAGCGATCAAGTCGGAAGGAGTCACCAAAGGAGGATACAGGGGAGGAGGCAGGGGGGTCCATGCGCACACGTAACCAAGGGCGACGGTCAGCTTGGTACATGGAGGAGGactctgaggaggagcagaggcagCTGCTTTTTGAGGACTCATCAATAACCTTTGGCACCTCCTCAAAGGGACGTGTCCGCAAACTGACAGAAAAGGCCAAAGCCAACCTTATAGGCTGGTAA